The stretch of DNA GGCCCGCCTGGATGAGGAAGAGGAATTCCCCTGGGAGATCATCAAAGACCTGGCCCAGGCCGACCTGGCCGGCACCATCATCCCGGAGCAGTACGGCGGCCTGGGGATGGGCGCCTTTGAAAACGTCCTCCTCCTGGAGGCCCTCTCCGAAGGCTGCGTGGGGGTGGCGGTGAGTTTCGCCGCCAGCTTTCTGGGCGCCTACCCCATCATGCTTTACGGCTCCGAGGAGCAGAAGCAGGCCTATCTTCCGGGCATCGCCAAGGGCGACACCCTGGCCGCCTTTGCCCTGACTGAGGCCCAGGCGGGGAGTGACGCCGCCGCCATCGCCACCACCGCAGTCAAAGACGGCGATTTTTACGTGCTCAACGGCATCAAGCAGTGGATCACCAACGCCGGGGTGGCGGACGTCAACGTGATCATCGCCCTCACCGACAAGGCCAAAGGTCCCCGGGGCGCCAGCGCCTTCATCATCCACAAGGACGACCCCGGCGTCTCCTTCGGGAAAAAAGAGCGCAAGATGGGCATCCGGGCCTCGGTGACCCGGGAGATCATCCTGGAGGAGGTGCGCATCCCCAAGGATCGCCTCCTGGGCCGGGAGGGCCTGGGCTTCATCATCACCATGAAGACCCTGGATCTGGCCCGCCCCGGGGCCGGCGCCATGGCCCTGGGCCTGGCCCAAAGCGCCCTGGATGAAGCCGCCCTCTTCGCCAAGGAGCGCCACCAGTTCGGCCAGCCCATCTTTGCCATCCAGGCGGTACAGCACATGCTGGCGGACATGGCGGTGAAGGTGGAGGCCTCCCGGGCCCTGGTCTATGCTGTGGCCCGCTACATCGACACCGACCCCAAGGATTTCTCCAAGGAGGCGGCCATGTCCAAAGTTTTTGCCACCGACATGGCCATGCAGGTGGCCATCGACGCGGTGCAGGTCATGGGCGGGCACGGCTACATGCGGGATTACCCGGTGGAGAAGATGATGCGGGACGCCAAGATCCTGCAGATCTTCGAGGGCACCAACCAGATCATGCGCAACATCATCGGCCTGGCTTTGAACAAAGAGTATTCCAAGAAAAAATAACCCGGTTGACCTCTTCTTCGGAATGAGCGGCTGAAGGCCGCTGATACCATGGAAAAATTGTGGGGGGAGGGCCAGGGAGCGGTGGCCCCCTGCCCTCCCCCCACGCCCCCCTCCCAACCCTGTAAGGGTTTGGGGGAGGGGGCCTGGGGGAGGGGTAAGGGCCCACCGGCCCTTAGCCCCCTCCCCCTACCCTGCTCTCACACCCATGCTCAGAATCATCGTCTGTATCAAGCAAGTCCCGGAAACGGACAAGGTGCGCCTGGATCCCGAAACCCACACCCTCATCCGGGAGGGCGTCCAGGCCATCATCAACCCCTTTGACCTTTACGCCCTGGAGGCGGGCCTCAGGCTCAAGGAGGCCCACGGTGGCCAGGTGACCCTCCTCTCCATGGGGCCGCCCCAAGCCGAGGCGGCTCTCCGGGAAGCCCTGGGCTACGGCGCCGACAGCGCCGTGCTCCTCTCCGACAAGGCCTTTGCCGGGGCCGACACCTGGGCCACCGCCCTTACCCTGGCCCAGGCCGTACGCAAACTCGGCGGCGCCGACCTCATCTTCACCGGCAAGCAGGCCATCGACGGCGACACCGCCCAGGTGGGGCCCATGCTGGCCACCCTCTTGGCGGTCCCCTACGTGGCTTGGGCCCGGAAACTCACCCTCACAGGCGACGGGGTGATGGAAGTGGAGCGCCTCCTGGATCACGGCTATGACGCCCTGAGGGTCAGGCTCCCCGCGGTGGTGAGCGTGGTCAAGGAGATCAACGAACCCCGGGTGCCCTCCTTCAAGGCCAAGATGCAGGCCAAAAAGGCGGTCATCCCCACCTGGACCCTGAACGACCTGGGACTGAACCCCAAAGACGTGGGCCTGGCCGGCTCCTTCACCCAGGTGGTGCGGGTCTTCCCGCCGCCGGCCCGAGGTCAGTCCGAAACCTGGACCGGCGA from Desulfobaccales bacterium encodes:
- a CDS encoding acyl-CoA dehydrogenase family protein; translation: MDYLLTEEQQMLQDLARRIAYEKIKPARARLDEEEEFPWEIIKDLAQADLAGTIIPEQYGGLGMGAFENVLLLEALSEGCVGVAVSFAASFLGAYPIMLYGSEEQKQAYLPGIAKGDTLAAFALTEAQAGSDAAAIATTAVKDGDFYVLNGIKQWITNAGVADVNVIIALTDKAKGPRGASAFIIHKDDPGVSFGKKERKMGIRASVTREIILEEVRIPKDRLLGREGLGFIITMKTLDLARPGAGAMALGLAQSALDEAALFAKERHQFGQPIFAIQAVQHMLADMAVKVEASRALVYAVARYIDTDPKDFSKEAAMSKVFATDMAMQVAIDAVQVMGGHGYMRDYPVEKMMRDAKILQIFEGTNQIMRNIIGLALNKEYSKKK
- a CDS encoding electron transfer flavoprotein subunit beta/FixA family protein, whose product is MLRIIVCIKQVPETDKVRLDPETHTLIREGVQAIINPFDLYALEAGLRLKEAHGGQVTLLSMGPPQAEAALREALGYGADSAVLLSDKAFAGADTWATALTLAQAVRKLGGADLIFTGKQAIDGDTAQVGPMLATLLAVPYVAWARKLTLTGDGVMEVERLLDHGYDALRVRLPAVVSVVKEINEPRVPSFKAKMQAKKAVIPTWTLNDLGLNPKDVGLAGSFTQVVRVFPPPARGQSETWTGDPQDLATRLWTRLKELGRR